Proteins encoded in a region of the Stieleria neptunia genome:
- a CDS encoding leucine-rich repeat domain-containing protein yields MSAMQQFVAPSRLLVPVLLASFLAVSARPAVSDDKPEAGKTEKVEAAKQAAEAEKPAESKPEAKKPEEKKPEEKKPEEKKPEEKKPEEKKPEEKKPEEKKPAEKKPEAKKAEAKKEEPKKPAPKPVASAFKDKALEEAVRAEVFAKRFNDQPITKEDVANISRVVGVGKQIKDLSGLEHCHALMLIDLADNQISDLTPIANLKRLQSVTLAGNRIKTLDPIKGLTGMQYLDVSRNEIQDLSPLGKMSNLRTLYLAENRVASLDPIAPLSKIWSLDASGNELKTVAPIAGLKWITSLDLRNNYIEDTTPIAQLPALNILQLNNNPIKDLSPLVKACEADKAGENRFAPYLRLFLGGNEIPEKEKVAAIEALQACGVKVKQ; encoded by the coding sequence ATGTCTGCCATGCAACAATTCGTCGCCCCTTCGCGTCTGCTTGTACCAGTTCTGCTCGCCTCGTTTCTAGCCGTTTCGGCCCGCCCCGCCGTCTCCGATGACAAGCCGGAGGCCGGAAAGACGGAAAAAGTCGAGGCCGCCAAACAGGCCGCCGAAGCCGAAAAACCGGCCGAGTCCAAGCCCGAGGCGAAGAAGCCTGAGGAGAAGAAGCCTGAGGAGAAGAAGCCTGAGGAGAAGAAGCCTGAGGAGAAGAAGCCCGAGGAGAAGAAGCCCGAGGAGAAGAAGCCCGAGGAGAAGAAGCCTGCCGAAAAGAAGCCTGAGGCGAAGAAAGCGGAGGCCAAGAAGGAGGAACCGAAGAAGCCGGCTCCCAAACCGGTCGCCTCCGCGTTCAAGGACAAGGCGCTCGAAGAGGCGGTGCGGGCCGAAGTGTTCGCCAAGCGATTCAACGACCAGCCGATCACCAAAGAAGACGTGGCCAACATCTCCCGTGTCGTCGGCGTCGGCAAACAAATCAAAGACCTGTCGGGGCTGGAGCATTGCCACGCGTTGATGTTGATCGACCTGGCGGACAACCAGATCTCGGATCTCACCCCGATCGCCAACCTGAAACGCCTGCAATCGGTCACTCTGGCCGGCAACCGCATCAAGACGCTCGATCCGATCAAGGGCCTGACCGGGATGCAGTACTTGGATGTCTCGCGCAACGAGATCCAGGACTTGAGCCCGCTGGGCAAGATGTCCAACCTGCGGACGCTGTACCTGGCCGAGAACCGAGTCGCGTCGTTGGATCCGATCGCGCCGCTGTCTAAAATCTGGTCGCTCGATGCGTCCGGAAATGAATTAAAAACGGTCGCGCCGATCGCCGGATTGAAATGGATCACCTCGCTCGATCTGCGCAACAACTACATCGAAGACACCACGCCCATCGCCCAGTTGCCGGCGCTGAACATTCTGCAGCTGAACAACAATCCGATCAAAGATCTCTCGCCGTTGGTCAAAGCCTGCGAAGCGGACAAGGCCGGTGAGAATCGCTTCGCACCGTACCTGCGACTGTTCTTGGGCGGCAACGAAATTCCCGAAAAGGA